In the Microcebus murinus isolate Inina chromosome X, M.murinus_Inina_mat1.0, whole genome shotgun sequence genome, TTGCTTACACTCTCGTGTTCCAAGGAAATCAAGAGCTAAGCTGAGAGCCAGGGACAGGTCAAAGCAGACAAACCAGATATAAATCAAGACTGTGCCTCGCCCTTCTTCCCAAGAATATAGAAGCCCTGGAAGCAGAGGAATGGGCtgcaggaggaggggtggggagagtagCTTCGCTGGCAGGAGAAGTAGCTTCTCTGGCCTTGAAAGTAGACAAAGGAAAAAGACGCCCAACAGGAACctgaaatatgaaattattaaatggaATACGAGTAAAAAATGATAGCCGAAGCATGAAGATAAAAACCCAGGGAATAAAAtgaagtaagaaaagaaatgttcACTGAGAAGAAGGCTGTCCACCCCCTGACATCAGAAAATCCCCGCGACCAGCAATAATGGTCTCCTAGTTTGCTAATGAGCATGTCATTCTGGGCAAAACCTAAACTGAGTTCAGAATCTCCAATCCGTAAGGTCCCAGGTGTCAAAGAAAGTGAGTGAATGCTTTGTCCTGATCGGGCTGTTATCACAGGACCCTATCACTCCCCAGCCTCAGCGAAGCCTGACAGCTTGCTGGTTTGCTCCTCAGTGGTTTTGGACGCTGAGTTGCTCTGATCCCAGGAGGCAGGGTGCTGCACAGGCACACCTTCCTAACAGTtcagccacctccctcaccctGTGCCTTCAATGCCCCCCCACACCCCGTAGCATTTCCAGGCTTTGCCAAGAACCAAGCGTCCATACACTGGTGTTAGCGGAGTAGATGACAAAGGAGGTCTTCTATCCAAGAAACCCAAATAACCAGGATGCTCCCAAGGTGTGGTACAAGTGAACACTTTGATCTCAGGCTCGCAGCCTCACACCTCAGTCACCCAGGTCCGAGCTTCCTAAGGCCCAGACCCAGAGGAATTGCCGCCGGCTCACACTTCACCAAAGCCTGGAGGGGCCCTTTCTCTCCCAGTTGAAAGAATGCAAATGCTACAAGCGTCCTTTCCAGGTTTCTCTGCTACCCCTCCCCCGCTGCCACTCTCCAACAGAGAAGGGCGGATCGTTAGGAACCTGTTAGGGATTTCGCTCGGCAGGGTTTCAGTGGCTGTGGGCTGAATACACTTGGAGTAATCTTTCACCAGAAATGAAGATTTCCTCGAAACCTGTTCTGTCTGCGGCCTGGTTTATTTTAGACAATGAGATAATTTGATGCCCAAAGTGAAATAATACATGGGAAAGGGCTTCAATAGCATTGAAAATGCCTGAGGAATACAACTTGTTATAATAACACTAACGAAGTCAGCAGCCCTGTTTGTCCTGTCCGGAACCACTGGGGCTGGAGTGAGTGGAAGGTGACGGTGGATTTGTCTTGGGGCAAGGAAGGCAAACCTGGTCTTGGTATTAAGTGACGGTAGCTCCTGCCTTTCTTGATCACTTTTAAAAGTTCCTATTTGAGCCTCACTGCCACCTGAATATTTTGTGGGTGCACAGAATTTCTTATTACTTTGTCTGGGTACATTACCTGCCCATGATCTAGAATCACAGAGCTAGAAGGAATCTTGGAGAAACCAGAGAGGCCAGGCAACTTGCTCAGGCTCATACAGACAGGTACAGCCATAACTTGTACTACAATCCAGGTCTCCCACAGCGGCGGTGTCTTTCTCTTACATAACCTTCATCGTGGAGCAAAAATAAATCCaccctcatacacacacacacacacacacacacacacacacacgtgccctGTCCCAATGGTGCTAAGAACACCAAACCCATGACTGGTTTTCTGAAGTGCCTCTAAATTGTGTCGTCAGTTGTTCTCCAAGAACGGCTCCTACCACAGCGACTCAGACAAGGACAGCAGCCACCTTGGTTCTTCCCATTgtgttttctcccctttcctcccatTTCCTTGCCTCCCCCACAGGATTTCTAGAAAGTCTGACCCGCACTCCAACACAGGCCTGAGATGACATGGATTCATCTACCCTCCTGCCACACACAGTTCTTGAGGCACTTAAGGAGATGTCCCAGGATGCTCTCTGGGGTTGCTTTTCACCTACATTTGAAATTGAAGGCTGTGATCCATGGAGGGGGTGGGTACTCTCATCcagaattttaataaattctcacgggtctttgattttttcttattaccACCCACCACCATCAGCTGCTTAATTTCTCTTGACATTTTGCTTGCCCTCACTGTCAGTCAGGGCCACTCAGTAATTTTAAAACCCTTGTGGTTTCAATCTGAAACCACATTTAGAAATGGGCTTTTGAAAAGGGTGTAACTTGGATCTTGAGGGGATCTCAAGGCAGAATCTCCAAAGGGGCTATGGAAATGTTTGCATTAGAGGGGTGGGTACTGCCAGCTACCTCCAAGCCATCTGGGGTCTGCCCaccttctgggcctcagtgtccccctTGGAAAACCTTCGCAAGCACCCTTAAAAATAGGGCTTGCACCTGCCAGGTCTCCCTTCAGCGCCGCAGTACTCCAGGCAACCTCAAAGTCCAGTCATGGCAGCCTGTGAGCCAAACCTCCCCAGTGCCCCTCCTGAACTTCCTGGTTGCCCCTTTTGTCAGAGGTGAGGGTGCAGCAGAGGCTGGGGCGAGCCGGGACGCATACCCACCCGTGTGCCCAGCCACCCACCTGTGGAAGAAGAGCAGGATAGAGAGCATGGTCTGGTCGATGTTGCGATTGCAGATGCCCTCATTGATCAGGTAGCAGGGGTCCCGCAGCACTGGCTCCAGCGAATCCTGCCGCATTATGCTGTTGAGCTTGTCAGTGTTGAGGTTCTCGAAGATCAGCTTCTCCTGCAGCTGCCGAAAGTTGCTCACGGTCGGGCTGCCGGGGTTGTTGTTCTCCCCGCTGCTGCCTCGCTGGAGCCCGCTCCGGTGGGCCAGGTCCAGGCAGCAGTTGCAGCAGTCGAGGCCGACAGGTGAGCGGCAGTCGATCTTGGACTGGGCCATCTTCTCAGGCTCGGGGGTCGGCTGGCCTGAGAGGTCAGGGGCGGCTGGCAGGTGCGCGCCCGCCGGACTGGCCTGAGGGGACTCCAGGGTGCCTGGAAAAGACAAGCTGTGAGGAGAAGAGTTGGAAATTAGCGCCTAAAGCCAGCCACCCTGGGCTCAGCCCCTTTCTGGCTGTAGTGCTGGGGGTGCGAATAGAAACAGCTGGACAAACAGCTCTGAGCGGATCCTTCGGGctcacttcctcctcttcctcctcctcctcccccactcctcTTGAGGCCGGGGCCGCCCCCCTGAGGTGCCACACGCGGCCCCAGAGCAGTCCCAAGTTTCCCAAGTGTGAGCCGGGCTCAGGGCGGACCTGTGGCGGCAGGAAGGGCGGGcggcagggcagagggagagcCAGGGCGCGCCCTCGCTCCCTCCCTtctttgctccctccctccccggctCGCAGGCTCTCTGGCTCTCGGGCTCCCCTGGGCTGTGCCGGctgagcggtggcaggagccgaGAGCGACTGAGCGAGTGAGCGAGCTGCACGCCCGGGAGTCAGCACTGGCTGTGACAGCATGTAAATTACCCTAGAGGGGCTGGCGGAGGACGCTCCTCTGTCGCTTCCCTGGCGGGCGCCGGCCTCTAACGACTGGGTCCTGCCcccgagccccgccccgcccgcaccCTCGCGCCTCTGCGCCCACGCTGCCGCTCGCACCCTCGCTGGTTCCCCTGGGCGCAGGCCCGGCTCCCCCTCTCCGCGCGCCCGCCTAGCCTCGGGATCTCTCCAGCCGCATCCTCCGCCTGAAATCTACAAGCGGCCCCTCCGGGGCGCCGCGCCTCCCTAGTCGCCCGgcctcctgggtctccagctccGTGGGAGGACAAAATATCTCTAGTCCCACCGCGAACGGGTCCCCCTACAGGAAAGACGCCTCCCTCAAGAGCTTGTCGCCTTGTAGCCTTAACCACCACCGTCCATAAGccctttttttttgggggggggagtgggggtTCAAAGAGAGCAGTTGCTCCTGCAAAGAGTCCGAGAGCCGAGTGCCATCAGGCGAACCCGATCAATGCCTTAAGCCAAACTCGCATAAGCACGCCCAAACTCTTCTCAGTTCCTATCCCTTTCTTCTCACTTCACCCATCGCACCCTCTTCCTGTCCCCGACTTGCTCGTCCCCCACTTGCTGGCTCCTCTCTTCCCCAAACCCCATCTGAGACCGTTCCTGTCCGGGCTTCCTGGAGTGCCAGCTCTCCGGGGGGcttccctggctctgccccttctctgtctcttatcaatcctccccttctttctctctgatcTTCCACTCCCACTCATTCTGCTATTTCCCTTATTCTTTCGTCTTCTCCTTTTCCCCCCTCACTTGATCCATTTCCTCTACTTTCTCCCCCATTccctcttttccccttctctcttttctccccccCCTTTCTATAAGTTCCTCATTCCcgctttcctctttttctctcctctttttctttcttcctctcgtTTCACTTATCTTCTCCTATTGCCCCAAACTTGTTCTTCCCCCTCTTTTCAGAACCCCACCTGCCACCTTAGGTGATCTTCGTCTGTCTATACCCTTTCAAGAGATAGGCCTGAGAGGTCCTGGGGACAGCAGTTGGGCGTCCAGAAAGTGCACGAGATGGGGGGTTTGTGGGCTCTGAGGAGATGGTAACTCTGGAGCTGAGGTAAAGTAAAAGGACAGGTCTGTGGAGAGCAGGCTGGTGCCCTGGGTCATATCCCACCTTGCCAGATGTGGGGATGTACTGGGTGGGCAAGCAGTAGTCCTCCAGGGTGTCTTGGGACTCGGAGACTTGGAATACTTTAAATGGATAGGATTCAAGAATTATTGgttcttgaaatatatttgaaatattcactATGTTCAGTTTTCATGTAAAATTCAAATAGATTTCAATTTCACCCggcactccccaccccctcttcAGCAGCTTCATTCAGAAGCCCAAGGCCTTTCAAATAAAGCAGTATATACTGCCATCTTGTGTCCAAGACAGAACATTCTCTGCCTGCGTCACAGAGTCAGCTCTAGGAAACACCAGAGGTGCCTCCTCATGGAATTCACGGTGCACCGGGTTCTAGAAGTAGCAGAGCCCCTATACTAAGAGAACCCCACGGCCAAGATATAGGCCAGGACACCAACCAATCAGGGCCAGAGTCACCGTTTTGCTAGCAGAGCTTTGCTTGCCTGACTCCCTGCAGATAGGACTTCCATAGATTTGAAAATTTCCTCTAAGTGCCACAAGCATAATCAGCCCTGTGATTAGGAGCAAAGGGCAGCCAGCTAACTCCTGTTCCCAAGGCCCTGTGGGTCTTATATGGGCCCCCAAATTTGGCGGAAATGGAGAGGGGGTGCAGCCCTCTCTCTGCTGTAGTAGCCAGAAAGCCAGAAACAAGCGGTATCCCTGGCTCCTGATAGAATCCCAAGGTCAGGGATGAAAGAGGCTCTGGGGGTCAGAGTCCCGTCCTTGTGTTCTCACAGGCCTCTCTATTTCCCCTCTCAAAAGCCAATACTTCAGATGTgttaatttccctttttcttctttttcttcttcttcattgtcttttttttttttctaatgttcttGGGTAAAAGCCAGAGGAGGTAGTAGAATATGAAATTTCATCTGCATTGTGTAGACTTATAGCCtactaaattgttttttaattacagTGTTTATGATTTTTCCtcttgtttataattattttatgttaaatgttataacaaaatatattagatccataaatgtttgtttaagTTGTGTTTTGAGAACTGCTGGGCCTTTTGCTTCTGTATTTGCTGGAGTCCTCTTATCTTTGTGAATAACCTTGGGATGAGGTCCCAGTAGAAGTATTTCCTTCTTGGCATTTGGCACCATTAAACTCAAGATTTTGTCCCCTTGACATTTCCCTTGTTGTAGTCTTTGTTCTCGAGCAGTATTGTTAATAATTCAGTACAGCTTTGCATACTATATCCAGGCTGATCAAGAGCAAATATAattgagatataaaaaaaaaacctaggtaGTTCAGAGATAGAGTTCAGAGAGCTGCCATGTATTTGAATACAAGTCCAGCTTATATTAACAAATTGCATATCTTCACCGGGGAAGGCTGACTGGGGCAGGGCCACGTTGGCTCCCCTCTGTGAAGCCTTGCTTTGCTGACATATATTGTGTTGGATGGAGAGACTCCAAGCAGCAAACTGTTCTTGCATAAACTCAGAGAGCAGAGGGGAGCTCTATTTCCAGACAGAGCTGGTGGTTTTCTGAGTGGAGCAGAAAGGAAATAGAAGGGGTACCTCCACATCAGATGGAGTCATTCATCAGTCACTTACTCTGCCCTTGCCCTGTGCCAGGTACAGTGTTAGAGGGGGATTCAGAGGTAAATAAGACATGGCCCAAGTCTCCAAAGACTTCATGGTTTAGCCAGAGAAACATAAGTAGACAGACAAAAACAGTACAAGTGGTAAGTGTTGCTAGAGGCCTGGCATAGGGGCGGCATGTACTGTGATAGAGTGGAGGAAGGGTTAGctcaggaaggagggaagggccATTTAGGTAGAGAGGCTAGTGGGCAGAGGCCTGCGAGTGAGAACAGTGTGTATGCTGGGGGCCGGGGTGGGTTACAAAGCAGTTCAGTGTTACTGGAGAAGAAAATGTGAGAGATGGAAGCAGGTATAGTTATATAAGTGttattaatgtaataaataatgAGATCTTGACGCAGCTCTGATAACTATGGTAACTTCAAAGTAATGATaagttgaccattttttcatatataaataaaaaataaaaaaataaaaaatcaaagtaatgataagtgtaaaaatatttaaagataccTGTAATAACAATAATGTGACATAAAACTATTTATGATTTCTATTGGTGACAAAGTCATAGGCACAGCCAATACTACTGTGATCTGTTCTCTGCATTTGTAATTGAAGGAAATCGAAATTTCAGTTAGTAGttggtgaaaataaaaatgtaatatttctcCATCTAAGCTCATTTATCCCTTGAATTTTTAAGAGTCTCTGTTCTAGACCAACCCCTTTATAATATGAATAGCAATAGCTACCATGAATGAGCCTTTACTatttgccaagcactgtgctaaaggCTTGACAACCATTTTCCATTTATTCCTCCTTGCAAGTCTGTGAGGCAGCCTTGTTTTATAGCTCTCAGCGACACGGCATTATTTTCCAAGGTGACGTGGCTGGCAAGTGGAAGAGATGGGACTTGACCCTAAGTCAGTATGACTCTAAGCCCTACCCATGCTCTTAACCAAACTTCAGGCCTTGGATTGGCACCAGAATGgctacattagaatcacctgagaagcttatttttaaaactcaggtaTTTCGGACTCTGTATTAGTTTTccagggctgccgtaacaaagtatcacagaccAAGTGACTTAAACAGtagaaatatcttttctcttggccaggcactgtggctcacgcctgtaatcctagcactctgggaggcctaggtgggcagattgctcaaggtcaggagttggaaaccagcctgagcaagagcgagaccccgtctctactaaaaataaaaagaaattaattggccaactaaaaaatatatatagaaaaaattagccgggcatggtggcgcatgcctgtggtcccagctactcgggaggcttagacagaaggatcgcttgagcccaggagtttcaggttgctgtgagctagactgacgccacggcactctagcctgagcaacaaaaagacataaacctaaaaattaaagaaggtGAGCAAACCCTGACAGGATAGAGCTAAAGGAATCCACAATCAGACATATCACGATCAAATTTGTGGAAgctaatgacaaagaaaaaattatcgaAAGTAGCCTGAGAAAAATGATatatagtagctttatttgtaatagccaaaaactctAAACAAGCCAGGgcaaatagataaacaaactggtatatccttacaatggaatactactcagaacAAGGAAAGTACTGTTGATACATGTAacaatttgaattgttttttttttctcatgttttctcaTGTTATTATGCTGAGCAATCTCGaaagattcaatttatatgacactcttcaaatgacaaaattttaatgatgagaacagattagtggttggcAGAGGCTAGGAGTAGGGTATAACTATAAATGAATAGCAGGGAGAAGTTTTTTGGTGGCAATGAAACAGTTATGTGTCCTGATTATGGTGGCAGTGGTTATATGAATCTATACTATACACTATCTCTgcaaaataaacatatcaaaactggtaaaatccaaaaaaaattaaaaagtaaataaataaaattaaaaaaaataaaaaatatatcttttctcacagttctggaggctagaagtcggAGATCTAGGTGTGGTTCCTTctgagacctctctccttggcttgtagatgtttgtcttctttttgtgTCTTCACATGGACTTCTCTCTGTATGtgtttgtgtccaaatttcctcttattctaaggacaccagtcatattcaGTAGGGCCCATCCTAATCATCTCATTTTAACTGAATTATCTCCTTAAAGACCATtgctaaatacagtcacattctgaggtaggtactgggggttaggacttcaacatataaattttgggggtgaACATAATTCACAAGTCAACTCATAATTCAACAGACTCCCAACCACAAAAATTCAGAGTCAGTAGGTTTGGGTGGAACCAGGAATCTATGTTTTTAAACAGTCCCTGTGTATATTGTAATAGATAGCCAGGTTTGAGAGCTATAGTATTCCCAACCACAcgctttttggttttgttttaatcttttattgAAATTGTATGCATTTAAGGTATATAACATGCCATTTCGATATACATAAACATAGATTACagtcaaactaattaacatatccatctctTTACATAATTATCTTTTGTCTGTGGGGgagagaacatttaagatctactctctggccggtgcggtggctcacgcctgtaatcctagcactctgggaggctgaggcaggcggattgcttgaggtcaggagtttgagaccagcctgagcaagaggaagacccagtctctactataaatagaaagaaattaattaactaacatatatagaaaactaacatatatagaaaaaattagccgggcatggtggcacatgcctgtagtcccatactcgggaggctgaggcaggaggatcgcttgagcgcaggagtttgaggttgctgtgagctaggctgacaccacagcactcactctagcctgggcaacaaagtgagactctgtctcaaaaaaaaaaaaaaaaagatctactctcttacaaatttcaagtatacaatacagtattgttaccTATAGTTCCCGTGCTGTGCactagatctctagaacttattcatgctacataactaaaactttgtacaCTTTGACCAAAGTGCCCATGCCCCCACCACactgcctctggtaaccaccattctactctctgcttctataaattcaacttttttaggTGCCACATATAAGTGGGATGTGGTAaaatgtgacaggatttccttatttttttaaggctggttaatatttcattgtgtatatatatgttaatatcttcttactttcagttttttatatacaaaaataatagagTACAAACACATGCAAGTGTCAAGAGAACAGGAACTAATTTCAATGGGGTAGAGTTAATAAGAGAACAACAGTAAGTTCCTATATATGTAGGATATTTGaatttttgtgattgtgaatatgaatatatttctatatggTGCTTTGCCTATGTGTGGATATTTTGTATGTGGTGGGGGGAGGTGTTTGAGTATGTTCGTGTATGAGTGACAGGGATTTGTATAGACGAGTGTGTGAATGCGCACTTGAATCAGGTTTCTTCATCTCAATTGAGGGTCACTCTCTCTACTCTTTCCTCATAGAGCTCAATAAATGGTTaccattataatattatttaaaaaatagaagtagtagtagtaatattaTAAGGTTTCTGCCCTCAAGAATCTCTagtttttctagaattttttccttcctcctccttctgttCTCAGGGAAAAGCAGACTCCCAAGAAGTCACActccctggccgggcgcggtggctcacgcctgtaatcctagcactctgggaggccgaggcgggcggattgctcgaggttgggagttcgaaaccatcctgagcgagaccccgtctctactaaaaatagaaagaaattaattgaccaactaaaaatatatatacaaaaaattagccgggcatggtggtgcatgcctgtagtcccagctacttgggaggctgaggcaggaggatcgcttgagcccaggagtttgaggttgctgtgagctaggctgacgccacggcactcactctagccagggcaacagagtgagactgtgtctcaaaaaaaaaaa is a window encoding:
- the TSC22D3 gene encoding TSC22 domain family protein 3 isoform X1; the protein is MAQSKIDCRSPVGLDCCNCCLDLAHRSGLQRGSSGENNNPGSPTVSNFRQLQEKLIFENLNTDKLNSIMRQDSLEPVLRDPCYLINEGICNRNIDQTMLSILLFFHSASGASVVAIDNKIEQAMDLVKNHLMYAVREEVEILKEQIRELVEKNSQLERENTLLKTLASPEQLEKFQSRLSPEEPVPESPQAPEAPGGSAV